GCAGGTGGTTCCCTCGCTGATCGTCTCCGCGACGCTGGGGATCGCCTGGTCGATCCTGACGGAGAGCGCGCTCAGCTACCTGGGACTGGGGATCCAGCTTCCCAGGGCCAGCTGGGGCAACATGCTGCAGAACGCGCAGCAGTACGTCTGGACGGCGCCCAGCCTGGCCGTCTATCCCGGCCTGGCGGTGACGCTGGTGGTGCTCGCCTACAACTTCCTGGGCAACGGGTTGCGGGACGCGCTGGATCCCCGCGCGCGCGGGTAGAGGCGCGCGGACGCGCGTAGAGGCGCGCGGGCGCGGGCAGGCCGGGGAACGGGAGAGAAGGGGGAGTGAGGGCCATGGGGGTGGGGGAGCCGGTCACGCTGGCGGCCGTGGGCGACGTGGCGCCGCTCGTCCGGCCGTCGCCGGACGTCCGGTCCGAGGCCTGGCAGGCGGCGGACGTGCGGCTGGCGAACCTGGAGGGGCCCATCGTCGAGACGGGGACGGAGCTCTTGCCGGCGGAGAAGCTCATCCGGCTGCGCCTGCCGGAGGAGGCGGCGGAATGGCTGGCGGAGCTGGGCGTGGACGCCGTCTCGCTGGCCAACAACCACATCATGGACTGGGGAGCGGGGGCGCTGCGAAGCACGCGCTCCCGGCTCTCCGCCCAGGGCATCCGCTTCAGCGGGGCGGGGACGGACTGGGGCGAGGCGACGGAGCCCGCGTGGCTGACCGTGCGCGGGTACAGGCTGGCCTTCCTGTCGTGGGCCTGCACCGTGCCGCCGGGCTTCCAGGCCGGTCCCGGCCGGCCGGGGATCGCCGGCATCCGGGTGCGCACCCGCTGGGAGGTGGACGCGCGCCTGCTCGACGAGCAGCCGGGCACCCCGCCCTGGGTGCACACGGAAGCGGTGGAGGCCGACCTCGAACGGCTGGCCGAGGCGCTGGCCGGCGCCCGGCGGGCGGCCGACTTCGTCCTCCTCTCCGTCCACTGGGGCGTGCCGCCGCAGTGGAGCTCGGCCTTCCAGGGGCCCGTGGCGGAGTACCAGCGGGAGGTCGCGGCGCGGGCGGCGGCGGCCGGGGCGGATCTGATCCTCGGGCACCACCCGCACGCGCCCTACGGGCTGGGGGAGGCGGCGGGGGTGCCGGTGCTCTACAGCCTCGGGAACTTCCTCTTTCATCCGGAGTACCTGCCCGGGGGCATGGAGTCGGAGCTGGCGGGCCGGGAGGGAGGGGGAGACCGGGAGGGCCCGGCCTACGAGCCGGTCCTCCTTCCGGAGAACCGGGAGAGCTGCCTCGCCCGGATCGAGCTGGTGCCGTCGCCGGGCGGACGCCTCGGCATCCGGCGGCTCCGCCTGGAGCCGGCGCGGCTGAACGACCGCGGCGAGGCCTTGCCCCTGGCGGCGGAGACGGCGGAGCCGATC
This DNA window, taken from Bacillota bacterium, encodes the following:
- a CDS encoding CapA family protein; this translates as MGVGEPVTLAAVGDVAPLVRPSPDVRSEAWQAADVRLANLEGPIVETGTELLPAEKLIRLRLPEEAAEWLAELGVDAVSLANNHIMDWGAGALRSTRSRLSAQGIRFSGAGTDWGEATEPAWLTVRGYRLAFLSWACTVPPGFQAGPGRPGIAGIRVRTRWEVDARLLDEQPGTPPWVHTEAVEADLERLAEALAGARRAADFVLLSVHWGVPPQWSSAFQGPVAEYQREVAARAAAAGADLILGHHPHAPYGLGEAAGVPVLYSLGNFLFHPEYLPGGMESELAGREGGGDREGPAYEPVLLPENRESCLARIELVPSPGGRLGIRRLRLEPARLNDRGEALPLAAETAEPIARRLEAFSRRMGARVRVQEGGLEWEGAA